In the genome of uncultured Sphaerochaeta sp., the window TCATCCTCCTTGACTCCATCACCCGTCTTGCCCGTGCTTACAACCAGACCGTCCCCGCCAGCGGAAAGATCCTCAGCGGTGGCGTCGACTCCAATGCACTGCACAAGCCCAAACGCTTCTTTGGTGCCGCCCGAAACATTGAGTTCGGAGGAAGCCTTACCATCATCGCAACCGGTTTGATCGAGACCGGATCGAGAATGGATGAGGTTATTTTCGAAGAGTTCAAGGGCACCGGCAACAACGAAATCATTCTGGATAGAAGACTTGCAGACAAACGCTTGTGGCCTGCAATCAACATCAAGAAGAGCGGAACACGTCGTGAAGACCTGTTGCTGCCCCCTGATGAGGCAGCTCGGATCTGGCTTACCCGTAATGCGGTCAATGATATGGACGATCAGGAGATGACTCCGTTCCTCATTGACAAAATACGGAAGACAAAGGATAATGAGGCGTTCTTGCGTTCGATCAATACCGGGATTCCTTCGGGTTCTGCGGCATATTAGGACCAAGTGAAGTACAGAAGTTTTTCTGCTGCGTACAGCCAGCAGAATACATATTCCTGGAGGAACTGAAATGAAAGACGGAATACACCCCCGCTATGAACTGACTGAAGTCCGTTGCTCTTGTGGCAACGTGATCAAGACCAAGACCACTGCAAAGAGCCTCGAGCTCGATATTTGCTCTGCTTGTCACCCCTTCTTCACCGGAACCCAGAAGATGGTCGATACCGCTGGTCGTATCGAGCGCTTCAAGAAGCGGTACGGTTTGGAAAAATAATGAGCCTATGAAAACCACCAGTGATGGTGGTTTTTTTTAAGGTTTTGGGACCTTCTGCCGTGCATCTTTCGATTATGTGGGAAGATGCGTCATTGCCGGACTCTACAAAAATAGGTTTTTTGTTGCATTATGCCGACAAGTATCCTAAAATTGACCCATAAAAATTAGGTTGGGGAATGGATAACGTTATCAAACAACATAGCAAGGAGTATGGCGAAACTCC includes:
- the rpmE gene encoding 50S ribosomal protein L31, with product MKDGIHPRYELTEVRCSCGNVIKTKTTAKSLELDICSACHPFFTGTQKMVDTAGRIERFKKRYGLEK